The region GCTTATAAGTACTCGTAAAGGGGTTTACATTATTAACAGTTGCGGAATCTTTGGGGACTCGTTTGAGGGAGACGAAGTCTTCAAGGCGGCCTGTACTCTGCACAGCGGCATCTCTACTCACATGGAGTTTATCCGTCCTGTGAGGGCCAACCGCATGAGTCTCACCCACGCCATCCGATGTCGGAATTTTACTAACGTTACGATCGCTGAGAGACATCGAAATGTTCTTCTCTAAAGGCGGTTCACGAATCTGCTCGGACAGTCGACGGATGTTGAGGGGAAGTTCCTCTTTTGATTGAGTCGGAATCGACAAAGAGCTATGTCTAGAATGCAATTTTTCTACTTGAAGCAATGATCTTGCCGTATCGTTTGGACAGAGCAAGttactattattttgatataCAGATTTTCTAACATGGTTCGGCAATGGACTGGCAGTCTCCTTGACGTTATCCGGTAAAAAACTAGCAGATTTGCTTTGAATGTTTCCTTTAAGATCGTTAGAAGGTTGGTCGAGCGACCAAATTTTATGCGATGTATTACGATATTGTGgagaaaatggtgcaaaaagcAGACCTGGTTCGTTTAAAAACACTTGATCATCGTCAAGCTCGGTTTTCGAATGCTTCAACTGCGGTTTTTCACATTTCGATTTCTCAGTTCTGGTCGAAACAAGTTTATTGTTTATGGAAGAAAGGGATTTTTCACgatagatattttttttgggaagcCGCGAAACCTCGACAGTGACATCCGTTTGCCGTTTGACCCAAGGATCGATGTTGTGATGCATGTTTAAATACTTTTCCGCTTTTGGTGACAAGCTGTTCTTAATGTGTGAATTCTTTATCCATGGATCCGAGGGATACACCAAGCAGCCCGTACTCCTATTGTTCGTATCATAAAGAAAGTTTGCTTTATCCATCTCGATGTTGTTTGGGGAAGTCTGCTCCGATTTGCTAATTTTATGGTTAAGCTGGCGATAAAATTGATTGTCTGAATTACTGGAAAGCTGCCTTGTTTTTTGGGTGTCTAGTCGCGGCGATTTGGTGATTTCGCTTTCGTCGGAAATAATGATGGCCTGTTGAAAACCACTCTTATGCAATGTCAGTCTCGGGGACAGGGCTCTTTTATCCTTTCCAATCGAACTTTTCAATTGCAAGCACCCCTGGATTGAATTATCTAATGCGTTTTTCTCCGTCGGTATAGAAGGTTTAGGGTCTTTGAATTTACTAATGGTAGCCAGCTTGCTGCCAgtatctgaatttaatttcattttgatttCGTCGTTCGTTTCCGAATCAGACCCATTGGATTTGTGGGCTTTCTCACAGTTGCATATGATGGTTGATGAAATGGATAAGACGTTTTGACTGTCCTTAAGAGATCTGTTAGATGCCACTCTTTTTATACTATCGGTGTCGATTTGCTGAGACACTTTGTTATTTAGATATCGACCGGAAAGTTGGGTATGCTGGCTATTTAGATATAAGTTAGCATTCATTGGTGAATGTGGAGAGAGTACTGGAAGTGTTGGAGCAATATTTGGTTGTTTTAATCGAGAGACAAAGAAGCCATTTGACTTCGTATCGGTTAATGGTGGGTCGTCTTTCctattttgtttgttatttcTGTTTCCGCACGATTTGCTTGACAACTCCCTGGTCGGGAGCTGTGGTGAGAAGGGTTGGGCTTTTGAGAACGAGCCCGACTGTTTTTGCTAAAGAAACTTCTGCTCGAGAGCTTTATTGGAACTCTGGCTGGAATTTGAGGCACCTGTAAGAAGACCGAACACACTCATTAGATACACACTCAAGTAACCAAAACACAATTAgagaaaaaagttttaatgaatcgtaaaaatagtttttttgtgaaaaagcaaaaaagccAAATTATAAAGTGTTTCAAGATTGTAGCAATAGAAGACGGTTCACActcaaagtatcaaaaaattGCTTTATTCAAACTTTTTGTCCTTACATATTAAAACCATGTTACTGAAGCGTATTGCTAAAAGTTCATTTTTGAACCCAATTTGGTTATTTGATTGATTGTTCTACCAGTATTATTAGTTATTAGATGATATGACCTATGCTTATTCAATTAATACGGGGACCAGGATCACAATGCTGTAAATATGGGGATCGTGGTGCAATACTCCTGACAACTAGTTAAATATAAtctttttaaaatgcaattctCGAATGTATTAATGTGAGCTAGATAAATAATTACATTGCCATATTTATGATCTATTACAAACCATCGTTTTCATTCCGTTTGTTATTTgtttccacattttttttacttgctTCGCTTCCTGCGGCGGCGGCAGGATTCGGATTCGGGTGTTTTGAACTTAGGGACGCACTACCTGCAG is a window of Drosophila biarmipes strain raj3 chromosome 3R, RU_DBia_V1.1, whole genome shotgun sequence DNA encoding:
- the LOC108025979 gene encoding uncharacterized protein LOC108025979 → MNANLYLNSQHTQLSGRYLNNKVSQQIDTDSIKRVASNRSLKDSQNVLSISSTIICNCEKAHKSNGSDSETNDEIKMKLNSDTGSKLATISKFKDPKPSIPTEKNALDNSIQGCLQLKSSIGKDKRALSPRLTLHKSGFQQAIIISDESEITKSPRLDTQKTRQLSSNSDNQFYRQLNHKISKSEQTSPNNIEMDKANFLYDTNNRSTGCLVYPSDPWIKNSHIKNSLSPKAEKYLNMHHNIDPWVKRQTDVTVEVSRLPKKNIYREKSLSSINNKLVSTRTEKSKCEKPQLKHSKTELDDDQVFLNEPGLLFAPFSPQYRNTSHKIWSLDQPSNDLKGNIQSKSASFLPDNVKETASPLPNHVRKSVYQNNSNLLCPNDTARSLLQVEKLHSRHSSLSIPTQSKEELPLNIRRLSEQIREPPLEKNISMSLSDRNVSKIPTSDGVGETHAVGPHRTDKLHVSRDAAVQSTGRLEDFVSLKRVPKDSATVNNVNPFTSTYKPDPLLETTC